A genomic region of Corallococcus soli contains the following coding sequences:
- a CDS encoding macrolide 2'-phosphotransferase, with translation MPLLPPDDARQILERAASHGLELQPDSLSVNEAGLDYRVVMARDTGDVEWILRIPRRDDVSAKLGEERAILDFVGPRLGVPVPQWQVADRSLIAYRALPGRPGLTLDPASGEPVWHFDRESRVYAREFGHLIHRLHAISIEEAGRAGLKVETPDQVRAGWASDIARVRKEFDVAEALIRRWETWLGEDSYWPRHVALTHGELYPAHVLLAPDDTITGVLDWTTAKVSDPARDFVFQRMLGVDAVFEATVDAYVKAGGQVWDRLDEHCTELLAATPVAYALFALTTGQPAHREAAAAQLKP, from the coding sequence ATGCCCCTGCTGCCTCCAGATGACGCCCGGCAGATCCTCGAACGTGCCGCCTCACACGGCCTGGAGCTCCAACCCGATTCGCTGTCGGTCAACGAGGCGGGGCTCGACTATCGCGTCGTGATGGCCCGCGACACAGGCGACGTGGAGTGGATCCTCCGGATCCCCCGGCGCGACGACGTCTCCGCGAAGCTCGGTGAGGAGCGCGCGATCCTGGACTTCGTCGGTCCGCGCCTCGGGGTCCCCGTCCCCCAATGGCAGGTCGCCGACCGGAGCCTCATCGCGTACCGGGCCCTGCCCGGCAGACCCGGGCTGACACTCGACCCGGCCTCCGGCGAACCCGTGTGGCACTTCGACCGAGAATCCCGCGTCTACGCCCGGGAGTTCGGCCACCTCATCCACCGGCTGCACGCCATCAGCATCGAGGAGGCCGGGCGCGCGGGCCTGAAGGTCGAGACACCCGACCAGGTTCGCGCCGGCTGGGCCTCCGACATCGCCCGGGTCCGGAAGGAGTTCGACGTCGCCGAAGCGCTCATCCGGCGCTGGGAGACCTGGCTGGGGGAGGACTCCTACTGGCCCCGGCACGTCGCGCTGACGCATGGGGAGCTGTACCCCGCACACGTCCTGCTGGCCCCCGACGACACCATCACCGGCGTGCTCGACTGGACCACCGCCAAGGTCAGCGACCCCGCACGCGACTTCGTGTTCCAGCGCATGCTCGGCGTGGACGCCGTGTTCGAGGCCACCGTCGACGCCTACGTGAAGGCCGGCGGGCAGGTCTGGGACCGGCTGGACGAGCACTGCACGGAGCTGCTCGCGGCCACGCCCGTTGCCTACGCCCTCTTCGCGCTGACCACGGGCCAGCCGGCGCACCGGGAAGCCGCGGCGGCGCAGTTGAAGCCCTGA
- a CDS encoding ArsR/SmtB family transcription factor: MHAFDVLGDPVRRRILELLAEGEHASGEVVAVVQREFGITQSAVSQHLKVLRDNGFATVRVDGARRLYAVDAAPLAEVDAWLDRFRAFWTPKLDALATEVARGKKKRGD, translated from the coding sequence ATGCACGCGTTCGACGTCCTCGGAGATCCGGTTCGCCGCCGCATCCTGGAGCTGCTGGCGGAAGGCGAGCACGCCTCGGGTGAGGTCGTGGCCGTGGTCCAGCGCGAGTTCGGCATCACCCAGTCGGCTGTCTCGCAGCACCTGAAGGTCCTGCGGGACAACGGCTTCGCGACCGTGCGGGTGGATGGCGCCCGGCGCCTCTACGCCGTGGACGCCGCGCCCCTGGCGGAGGTGGACGCCTGGCTGGACCGCTTCCGCGCCTTCTGGACACCGAAGCTGGATGCCCTGGCCACCGAGGTCGCTCGGGGCAAGAAGAAGCGAGGCGACTGA
- a CDS encoding SRPBCC family protein has protein sequence MLHKVIGAEFRACVEREYEGKPAHVVIAHRVYTTDIEDLWDAVTNAERIPRWFLPIEGQLQLGGRYQLKGNAGGTIQRCDKPTAFDVTWEFNGGMSWVTVRLAPEGKGTRLTLEHIVHAADVEQFWSQFGPGATGVGWDLSFYGLGLHIESGQSVPPEANAVWAASDEAKAFMRESAQAWADAHVAAGETPDVARGMAERTAAFYTGG, from the coding sequence ATGCTTCACAAAGTCATCGGCGCCGAGTTTCGCGCCTGCGTCGAGCGCGAGTACGAAGGCAAGCCGGCCCATGTGGTCATCGCCCACCGCGTCTACACCACCGACATCGAGGACCTGTGGGACGCGGTCACCAACGCGGAGCGCATCCCGCGCTGGTTCCTGCCCATCGAGGGGCAGTTGCAGTTGGGTGGCCGCTATCAGCTCAAGGGGAACGCGGGAGGGACCATCCAGCGCTGTGACAAGCCCACGGCGTTCGACGTCACCTGGGAGTTCAACGGCGGCATGAGCTGGGTGACCGTGCGACTGGCCCCGGAAGGCAAGGGCACGCGGCTGACGCTCGAACACATCGTGCACGCCGCCGACGTCGAACAGTTCTGGAGCCAGTTCGGCCCCGGTGCCACGGGCGTGGGCTGGGACCTGAGCTTCTACGGGCTGGGCCTCCACATCGAGAGTGGCCAGAGCGTCCCGCCGGAAGCCAACGCCGTCTGGGCTGCCTCCGACGAGGCGAAGGCCTTCATGCGTGAGAGCGCCCAGGCGTGGGCCGACGCCCACGTGGCGGCCGGCGAGACTCCGGACGTGGCCCGAGGGATGGCCGAGCGCACGGCCGCGTTCTATACAGGAGGCTGA
- a CDS encoding methyl-accepting chemotaxis protein, whose translation MGLSGVFSFVPTVFVVPFTSSRLAALGTALLLVLLSAPRVHAAPAQATVPAVDGWRFRWGDSPLGPDGIPVWAMATGTEEGWRPVEALKRPPGRGTNTLLWLSIPVPEGKWVEPALYLGNVANAFEAYAGGQRIHVSGKVNPSGRESMDSLTWHLVPLPPEVTGQRILLRIQGTGPAIGVTQAARVGSHRELLAAATRTGLAPFVIGMLLLAIAGVSAGAVVLRRQKRMLVALTVFSGGSGALLLGMSGLFAALWELRVVSNQLTLLGAYCILPGLAWFISDTIGEGRMRWFRIGAAVVSVPAAIQGALLLVDLSVAQGLLPLMVFYSLPGIMVCVGVASVESWRGNSDARIFVAGLGVLFFFCVLTTLPMLGLSDATDSQLHWGFFSLTLSLVGIVGSRSSRVMRSLERHTRGLEERRKEVRQLANSMGSGAGELAAVVQQLRATSEEQTHGISRQATALQQLEHTVEEIRQSSHVTADKARIMATSAETAEQVGRDGGEAVERTLTDLSAIRAEVSAMAGHILALDARTREIAGIVDVVKALADQSNMLALNAAIEAVRSGDSGKGFGVVAREMRSLADQSIHATQRIREVLDGVSASMREAAKASEQGEQRVSGSLDAVRTSGEQLQRLAAIIKDTSSSVRQITAAVAQQDMGTHQIAQAIQELSGQMQRTLKVVDETQNVTHSVQSLAQRLSSVADQALRSGTLDAEEAPAG comes from the coding sequence ATGGGTCTCTCCGGCGTCTTCTCCTTCGTGCCCACGGTGTTCGTCGTTCCCTTCACGAGCTCGCGCCTCGCGGCGCTGGGCACCGCGCTGCTCCTCGTCTTGCTGTCGGCGCCCCGGGTGCACGCGGCGCCGGCGCAGGCGACCGTGCCCGCGGTGGACGGGTGGCGCTTCCGCTGGGGCGACTCGCCGCTCGGGCCCGACGGCATCCCCGTCTGGGCCATGGCGACGGGCACGGAAGAGGGCTGGCGGCCGGTGGAAGCCCTGAAGCGGCCTCCGGGTCGTGGCACGAACACGCTGCTCTGGCTGAGCATCCCCGTCCCCGAGGGGAAGTGGGTGGAGCCGGCGCTCTACCTGGGAAACGTCGCCAACGCCTTCGAGGCGTACGCTGGCGGCCAGCGCATCCACGTGAGCGGGAAGGTGAACCCTTCTGGCCGCGAGAGCATGGACAGCCTGACCTGGCACCTGGTGCCATTGCCGCCCGAGGTGACGGGCCAGCGCATTCTGCTGCGCATCCAGGGGACGGGGCCCGCCATCGGGGTGACGCAGGCCGCGCGGGTGGGCTCGCACCGCGAGCTGCTGGCCGCGGCGACGCGCACGGGGCTGGCGCCGTTCGTCATCGGAATGTTGCTGCTCGCCATCGCCGGGGTGTCCGCGGGCGCCGTCGTGCTGCGCCGCCAGAAGCGGATGCTGGTGGCGCTGACCGTCTTCTCCGGGGGCTCGGGCGCGCTGCTGCTCGGCATGAGCGGCCTGTTCGCCGCGCTCTGGGAGCTGCGCGTCGTCAGCAACCAGCTCACGCTGCTGGGCGCGTACTGCATCCTCCCGGGCCTCGCGTGGTTCATCTCGGACACGATTGGCGAGGGGAGGATGCGCTGGTTCCGCATCGGCGCGGCGGTGGTCTCCGTGCCGGCCGCCATCCAGGGCGCCCTGCTCCTCGTGGACCTGAGCGTGGCCCAGGGGCTCCTGCCACTCATGGTCTTCTATTCGCTTCCCGGGATCATGGTCTGCGTCGGGGTCGCGTCCGTGGAGTCCTGGCGCGGCAACTCCGACGCCCGCATCTTCGTCGCCGGCCTGGGCGTCCTCTTCTTCTTCTGCGTCCTCACCACGCTCCCCATGCTCGGCCTCTCGGATGCGACGGACAGCCAGCTCCACTGGGGCTTCTTCTCACTCACGCTGTCGCTCGTGGGCATCGTGGGAAGCCGCTCGTCGCGGGTGATGCGCTCCCTCGAAAGGCACACGCGAGGGCTGGAGGAGCGGCGCAAGGAGGTGCGCCAGCTCGCCAACAGCATGGGCAGTGGCGCCGGAGAGCTGGCGGCGGTGGTGCAGCAGCTGCGCGCCACGAGCGAGGAGCAGACCCACGGCATCAGCCGTCAGGCGACGGCGCTCCAGCAACTGGAGCATACGGTGGAGGAGATCCGACAGAGCTCGCACGTGACGGCCGACAAGGCCCGCATCATGGCCACCTCCGCCGAGACGGCCGAGCAGGTGGGGCGGGACGGCGGCGAGGCCGTGGAGCGCACGCTGACGGACCTCTCCGCCATCCGCGCCGAGGTGTCGGCGATGGCTGGCCACATCCTCGCGCTCGATGCGCGCACGCGAGAGATCGCCGGCATCGTGGACGTGGTGAAGGCGCTGGCGGACCAGTCCAACATGCTGGCCCTCAACGCGGCCATCGAGGCGGTGCGCAGCGGCGACAGCGGCAAGGGCTTCGGGGTGGTGGCTCGGGAGATGCGAAGCCTCGCGGACCAGTCCATCCACGCCACCCAGCGCATCCGCGAGGTGCTGGACGGGGTGAGCGCGAGCATGCGCGAGGCCGCGAAGGCGAGCGAGCAGGGCGAGCAGCGGGTGAGCGGCAGCCTCGACGCGGTGCGCACCTCCGGTGAGCAGCTCCAGAGGCTGGCCGCCATCATCAAGGACACCAGCTCCAGCGTGCGTCAGATCACCGCCGCCGTGGCCCAGCAGGACATGGGCACGCACCAGATTGCCCAGGCCATCCAGGAGCTGTCCGGCCAGATGCAGCGCACGCTGAAGGTGGTGGACGAGACGCAGAACGTCACCCACTCCGTCCAATCACTGGCCCAGCGCCTGTCGAGCGTCGCCGACCAGGCCCTCCGCTCCGGCACGCTGGACGCGGAGGAGGCGCCGGCCGGGTAG